In Toxoplasma gondii ME49 chromosome VIII, whole genome shotgun sequence, a single genomic region encodes these proteins:
- a CDS encoding membrane protein, putative (encoded by transcript TGME49_230100~Predicted trans-membrane domain (TMHMM2.0):9-28:123-146:176-199), with protein MEVVLLDDRIAVFVLLPIFLAVTLVSVLRQSLVASNRTPRSPDLQRMQINSLLQRSSLLRGPKGRMLSPASFQGRVAFFTDREHGAFGGLLRELEAQNNPMKSLESLAKQDPSQTMGMLKSQMSFIFLQGGMAYFINYLFPDFLVAKMPFPLTFRFKSMLQRGIDLPSLDVTYVSSLSWYFLIMLSNAGLLFLFTALWGSQREQLQPLAEARAEEQSGVQTLMMMDAAMPPMMMPGIGGPDPKKQLTQEREALETATHAFALEGVEKQLLEKFQQDVHLGSLDRPT; from the exons ATGGAGGTGGTGTTGCTCGACGACAGAATTGCTGTTTTTGTCCTCCTGCCGATTTTCCTGGCCGTCACGCTCGTCTCGGTTTTGCGGCAAAGCCTCGTCGCCTCCAACCGGACTCCGCGATCTCCGGACcttcagcgcatgcagatcaA CTCTCTGTTGCAGCGTTCGAGCCTTCTTCGCGGTCCAAAGGGTCGGATGTTGTCGCCTGCGAGCTTCCAGGGGAGAGTCGCGTTTTTCACAGATCGCGAACATGGTGCCTTCGGcggtcttcttcgcgagCTGGAGGCGCAGAACAACCCGATGAAGTCCCTCGAGTCTCTAGCCAAGCAAG ATCCAAGTCAAACGATGGGCATGCTCAAGAGCCAGATGTCCTTCATCTTCCTTCAGGGCGGGATGGCCTACTTCATCAATTACCTCTTCCCCGATTTCCTCGTTG ccaAAATGCCCTTTCCGCTCACGTTTAGATTTAAATCGATGCTTCAACGTGGCATCGATCTGCCCTCCCTCGACGTCACCTacgtttcttcgctttcttg GTACTTTTTGATTATGCTCAGCAACGCGGGgcttttgtttctcttcacgGCTCTGTGGGGCAGCCAGcgcgagcagctgcagcctcTCGCTGAGGCCCGAGCGGAAGAACAGTCTGGAGTCCAAACTCTCATGATGATGGATGCTG CCATGCCGCCGATGATGATGCCTGGCATCGGTGGCCCAGAcccgaagaagcagctgacGCAGGAGCGCGAGGCTCTCGAGACGGCA acgcatgcgttcgcTCTCGAAGGCGTAGAAAAACAGCTACTCGAGAAATTCCAGCAGGACGTTCATCTCGGAAGTCTGGACCGGCCGACCTGA
- a CDS encoding hypothetical protein (encoded by transcript TGME49_230110) produces the protein MRVFPALLRRRRHPSRGSPHRLAPSAPLRSTPLSVSLSDPPFVFFPAFVAWLAGLSPAQATSLLLQASVRLRRGCGDDAERPAVDCWEAALLREAGREEPGRSQRSRDRAVREEALRAGFSPGDLKAVEKALFRLVSQQFLLFDFLASKDAYGGPADPPWTAPLAACAACEATLGPRCAFDPLLSDRCMPLYGGDRDIPLGDAQAVPAAERLPRRLQGGDCADGNVVEDGLAPRDAEVFVGGQGELQSFGRGEEGDRKIFWSRTGPVDARRSGRVLGVSPDEDLSVDGFPRGLVSLPPTVWRLLRRGFFSLDPRFVLHLLLLPQVHRKWILPVSPGAPEEFATEGCEAFSAASNQEAPRTRRVLQSIGLRIFLRLFRKHKSHDLERAVCAALATQANCALAAVCRQLDNLRRVAQYLALAVRQQRRLLAETCNSVGHLPPHLFGKFLSPFSWTKQTPEIALSVLTDIAVRAAVSGWEGSDEERSDSDEASRRGSPRASFGWPQQHPVGADARGGQTAPRPTAADSAGVFPGVCTPDGAPLAVAVAVDVLTPGFLGPALGYTYWRLFFLLQHDMQIPLAAGFHVEAARLAAWNRGREGPQLDVSHGPRARLETHPVHLRRSASARPTSPKSTGRFFAKTSWRSAGRVTCESSDGLAPSPAVWSASPSCLSPLAASPRAPLCCFGCIDAVVQQLLTFMFAVPARPADREAALSASARTQRWCGVRHRERSRVREKGQREWRREVARAAQEAATFQIPAWCMYSSSVVLERWTALCGGVAGLGRNATGASGPLDFELLRQRVCLHAARLRAKARVEPEPEPAANEEVEPSESARREGQRESDRAARDWRKDATDSGGSEAAGAREREAGTVQRSEKAVRGQGEAAGSRLGMPANLTVHSRPGHERSGRDREEGEERKERKGMEDEDTNEGVTDAPKIDLVLTEAEATAGLHAFLSFLFCFSSPRLFRLALVHLWDLSHAVGCRTGTARASDQRRLATLGLSPAARGVRTPEPQGCKGCRAPSRDERGCEAEASAKEPTQGTACGVWTPQSEEGRGRGTGVCGAPSERPRRTRGEARGDREGDTSCADLPVFFGAIESALLEALFHLDLPETGDHAPLRSPRDLTKRAQCSVEEAQAEDSRKTEESAFCSRGSRVSGSFVEGGQVETVESKNSKCAKENAEETSKPVSGRRKRDAEDVPNERVERSQKEKGSSREGKEKLCSDARAAAQASVFLSQCCSFARALCSKPLRRCGTRKNMAR, from the exons ATGCGCGTCTTTCCggcgctgctgcggcgccgTCGGCACCCTTCGCGCGGCTCGCCTCACCGCCTTGCGCCATCTGCGCCGCTGCGCTcgacgcctctctctgtgtctctctccgatCCGCCGTTTGTGTTCTTCCCTGCGTTCGTCGCGTGGCTCGCAGGCCTCTCGCCGGCGCAAGCCACTTCGCTCCTCCTGCAGGCCTCGGTTCGTCTGCGCCGCGGATGCGGAGATGACGCCGAGCGCCCCGCAGTCGACTGCTGGGAGGCTGCGCTGCTCAGAGAGGCTGGAAGGGAGGAGCCTGGGCGGTCGCAGCGCAGCCGGGACCGCGCCGTGCGCGAAGAGGCCCTGCGTGCGGGCTTCTCGCCCGGCGACCTGAAGGCCGTGGAGAAGGCGCTCTTTCGACTTGTCTCCCAGCAattccttctcttcgacttcctcgcctcGAAAGACGCGTACGGGGGGCCTGCCGACCCGCCGTGGACCGCGCCACTCGCTGCgtgcgctgcatgcgaggcAACTCTCGGGCCGCGATGCGCCTTCGACCCTCTCCTTTCCGACCGATGCATGCCGCTGTATGGCGGCGACCGGGACATTCCCCTCGGAGACGCTCAAGCAGTCCCGGCGGCCGAGAGACTGCCGCGGCGACTCCAGGGGGGTGACTGCGCCGACGGGAACGTGGTGGAGGACGGGCTGGCGCCTAGAGATGCCGAGGTGTTTGTCGGGGGGCAGGGCGAGCTTCAGAGTTTCGgtcgaggcgaggaaggggaCCGAAAGATTTTCTGGTCACGGACAGGACCTGTGGATGCGCGGCGGAGCGGGCGCGTCTTGGGAGTCTCCCCAGACGAAGACCTCTCTGTCGATGGATTCCCCCGTGGTCTGGTGTCTCTTCCGCCCACGGTATGGCGGCTCCTGCGTcgaggcttcttctccctggaCCCGCGCTTCGTTCTCCACCTGCTGCTCCTGCCGCAGGTCCACCGGAAATGGATTCTGCCCGTCTCGCCGGGTGCGCCGGAGGAGTTCGCGACCGAAGGATGCGAGGCGTTTTCTGCAGCGTCAAACCAGGAGGCGCCGCGGACGCGCCGCGTCCTGCAGAGCATCGGCCTCCGGATCTTCCTCCGCTTGTTTCGCAAGCACAAGTCGCACGACCTCGAGCGCGCGGTCTGCGCCGCTCTTGCGACCCAGGCGAACTGCGCGCTCGCCGCGGTGTGCAGACAGCTGGACAACCTGCGGCGGGTAGCACAGTACCTCGCGCTCGCGGTCCGCCAGCAGCGGCGGCTCCTCGCGGAAACCTGCAACTCCGTCGGGCACCTCCCGCCACACTTGTTCGGGAAGTTCCTCAGCCCCTTCTCctggacgaagcagacgcccGAGATCGCGCTCTCTGTCCTCACAGACATTGCCGTGCGGGCAGCGGTCTCGGGATGGGAGggcagcgacgaggagagaagcgacagcgacgaggcCAGCAGACGAGGCAGTCCGCGTGCTTCCTTCGGGTGGCCGCAACAACACCCAGTTGGCGCCGACGCGCGGGGCGGGCAGACCGCACCCAGGCCCACCGCCGCCGACTCTGCCGGTGTTTTcccaggtgtatgtacacccgacggCGCGCCGCTCGCTGTGGCGGTCGCGGTCGACGTTTTAACTCCGGGATTTCTGGGCCCTGCGCTCGGATACACCTACTGGcggttgttttttctgttgcaGCACGACATGCAGATCCCGTTGGCCGCGGGCTTTCACGTTGAGGCTGCTCGCTTGGCGGCGTGGAaccgaggacgagaaggccCGCAGCTCGACGTTTCTCACGGGCCGCGCGCGAGGCTGGAGACGCACCCCGTCCATCTGCGCAGGAGCGCGAGCGCAAGGCCGACATCGCCGAAGAGCACAGGACGTTTCTTCGCGAAAACGTCTTGGCGCTCGGCGGGTCGCGTGACCTGTGAAAGCTCGGATGGTTTGGCGCCCTCGCCCGCGGTCTGGTCCGCGTCGCCCTCGTGTCTTTCGCCGCTCGCGGCTTCGCCCAGGGCGCCTCTTTGCTGCTTCGGGTGTATAGACGCCGTGGTCCAGCAGCTGCTCACGTTCATGTTCGCCGTCCCTGCGCGCCCCGCTGACCGCGAGGctgctctctccgcctctgcgCGCACCCAGCGCTGGTGCGGAGTTCGTCATCGAGAGCGCAGCAGAGTCCGCGAAAAGGGGCAGAGAGAGTGGCGGCGGGAGGTCGCGCGCGCGGCGCAGGAAGCGGCAACTTTTCAGATCCCCGcgtggtgtatgtacagcagCTCCGTCGTCCTCGAGAGGTGGACTGCGCTCTGTGGGGGCGTCGCCGGTCTGGGGAGGAACGCGACGGGGGCCTCAGGGCCTCTCGACTTCGAATTGCTTCGCCAGCGCGtctgcctgcatgcagcgcggCTCCGGGCCAAGGCTCGCGTGGAGCCGGAGCCGGAGCCGGCAGCGAACGAGGAAGTCGAGCCTTCAGAGTCTGCGCGTCGGGAAGGACAGCGGGAGAGCGACCGCGCAGCCAGAGACTGGAGGAAAGATGCCACGGACAGTGGAGGGTCCGAAGCGGCAGgggcgcgcgagagagaagcaggaacaGTGCAGCGGTCGGAAAAGGCGGTGAGAGGCcaaggagaggcagcgggCTCTCGCTTGGGGATGCCTGCCAATCTGACAGTACACTCGAGACCTGGACACGAACGTTCAGGtagggacagagaagagggagaagagagaaaagagagaaaagggatgGAGGACGAGGACACAAACGAAGGGGTGACGGATGCGCCAAAAATCGATCTCGTGTTGACAGAGGCGGAAGCGACTGCaggtttgcatgcgtttctctcctttcttttctgtttctcgtctcctcgactcTTCCGGCTTGCCCTCGTCCACCTCTGGGACCTCAGCCACGCCGTCGGCTGCAGAACCGGCACAGCCCGCGCGAGCGACCAGCGGCGTCTGGCGACGTTGGGCCTGTCGCCCGCCGCgcggggtgtacgtacaccggagCCCCAGGGGTGCAAGGGCTGTCGCGCGCCGTCCAGAGACGAGCGGGGATGCGAGGCGGAAGCCTCGGCCAAGGAGCCGACTCAGGGGACAGCATGCGGTGTATGGACACCGCAGAGTGAAGAGGGGCGAGGACGAGGGACTGGCGTTTGCGGAGCCCCGTCGGAGAGGCCTCGACGGACACGAGGCGAGGCCCGGGGGGAccgggaaggagacacctctTGCGCGGACCTGCCGGTTTTCTTCGGCGCCATCGAGAGCGCTTTGCTGGAAGCTCTGTTTCACCTAGATCTTCCCGAAACCGGTGACCACgcgcctctccgttctccgcGAGACTTGACTAAGAGAGCCCAGTGTTCGGTAGAGGAAGCTCAGGCAGAGGACTCccggaaaacagaagaatCTGCATTTTGCAGCAGGGGCAGCCGAGTCTCCGGCAGCTTCGTCGAGGGCGGACAAGTCGAAACAGTGGAGAGCAAGAACTCGAAGtgcgcgaaagaaaacgccgAAGAAACGAGTAAACCGGTTTCTGGGCGACGGAagcgagacgcggaagatGTGCCTAACGAACGGGTTGAGCGAAGtcagaaggaaaaaggaagcagcagagaagggaaggagaaactgTGCAGTGACGCGCGGGCCGCAGCGCAGGCAagtgttttcctctcgcagTGCTGCTCCTTCGCAAGGGCGCTTTGCTCGAAGCCGCTTCGGCGCTGTGGGACGAG aAAAAACATGGCGAGATGA